Proteins from one Chroococcidiopsis sp. CCMEE 29 genomic window:
- a CDS encoding amidohydrolase codes for MSFTIQNVLIPIDRSYETVDVQIEDEKITAIEPQLQVSGTAIDGKNKLLLPGFVNAHTHSSEMWQRGLIPPVPLELWIAELYDFSPLDPEQVYLSALGTAVETLLSGGTSVVDHLVLIPGRELETVAAAVRAYREVGIRAFIGPLIQDESLSAGMPAGESEKNHEPYFRSTVATLDLMAEVVSQFHRPDEGINILVAPTGIQLCSDALFEGCIELSDRHNLCRHAHLLETKAQKQLAQEKYGCSAVEHLKRIGYLSDRTSLAHCVWLNDTDIAILAETQSTVVHNPLSNLRLGSGIAPILKYRQAGVNVTFGCDGASSNDSQDLLEAIKIGSILHNITDPDYRHWIAPGQAVEMASLGGAKGLNLAEQLGSITVGKKADLVLYDLTSLSLLPRTDPIGLLILGRPTEAVNFVWVNGKQIVADGKVKTIDVDSLRQELFNRSQWDVHRKSQTVPAIEAHYRAVMGL; via the coding sequence GTGAGCTTTACTATTCAAAACGTTTTAATTCCTATTGATCGCAGTTACGAAACTGTAGATGTACAGATTGAAGATGAAAAGATTACTGCCATTGAACCCCAGTTACAAGTTAGCGGTACAGCAATTGACGGTAAAAACAAATTATTACTACCTGGTTTTGTTAATGCCCATACCCATTCTTCAGAAATGTGGCAGCGGGGGCTGATTCCACCAGTTCCCCTAGAGTTATGGATCGCCGAACTCTACGACTTCTCGCCCCTCGATCCAGAGCAAGTTTATCTCAGCGCTTTGGGAACAGCAGTGGAAACACTACTTTCTGGGGGAACGAGTGTTGTCGATCACTTAGTTTTAATTCCTGGACGGGAACTAGAAACAGTTGCAGCAGCTGTGCGCGCTTATAGAGAAGTCGGGATTCGCGCCTTTATCGGTCCCCTGATTCAAGATGAATCACTCAGTGCTGGGATGCCAGCGGGTGAATCAGAAAAGAATCATGAACCTTACTTTCGCTCAACTGTTGCCACGCTGGACCTAATGGCGGAGGTGGTATCTCAGTTTCACCGTCCAGATGAAGGCATTAATATTTTAGTTGCCCCAACCGGAATTCAACTGTGTTCGGATGCACTGTTTGAGGGATGTATTGAGTTGAGCGATCGCCACAATCTCTGTCGCCATGCCCACCTCCTCGAAACCAAGGCCCAAAAACAGCTAGCTCAAGAAAAGTATGGCTGTAGTGCTGTTGAACATCTTAAACGGATCGGTTATCTGAGCGATCGCACTTCCTTAGCTCATTGTGTCTGGTTAAATGATACCGATATTGCCATCTTGGCAGAAACCCAATCCACAGTCGTTCACAATCCGCTTAGCAACCTGCGCTTAGGCAGCGGCATCGCCCCAATTTTGAAATATCGTCAAGCTGGAGTCAATGTTACTTTTGGTTGTGATGGGGCATCTAGTAATGACTCGCAAGACTTACTAGAAGCAATTAAAATTGGCTCTATTTTGCACAACATCACCGATCCTGATTACCGCCACTGGATCGCGCCCGGTCAGGCGGTAGAAATGGCATCACTTGGTGGTGCAAAAGGACTGAATTTAGCAGAACAGCTAGGTTCCATCACTGTAGGTAAGAAAGCCGATCTGGTACTTTATGACCTTACCAGTTTGTCCTTGCTGCCCCGAACCGATCCGATTGGCTTACTAATTCTTGGCCGTCCCACCGAGGCAGTCAACTTTGTTTGGGTCAATGGTAAACAAATTGTTGCTGATGGCAAGGTTAAAACCATCGATGTGGATAGCTTGCGGCAAGAACTATTTAACCGTAGCCAGTGGGATGTCCACCGTAAGTCTCAAACAGTTCCGGCAATTGAAGCTCACTATCGGGCAGTGATGGGATTATGA
- a CDS encoding CocE/NonD family hydrolase, whose amino-acid sequence MLAVRPKEIASMLTRDRVRLDADIYRPDAKGEFPVLLMRQLAGRAIASTVVYAHPSWYAAHGYIVVIQDVRGRGTSEGEFKLFIHEIEDGEDTVNWAANLPGSTGQVGMYGFSYHGLTQLYAAVTHPPALETICPAMIGYNLYTDWVYEGGAFCLQTNLSWAIQLAAETARLQGDVAAHYTLYAAAKDMPLYDQVPSLNECLRKFAPNAFYHEWLEHSKPDEYWEQISPKRHLQEVDLPMFHIGGWFDTYLRGTLNLYKDMLVRSGERQQLVVGPWAHLPWCRKVGAVDYGPEAISPIDRMQLRWFDQFLKGKDTGLLYEQPVYLFEMGSNRWRKFDSWPSPIQIPYFLSSTGIASMREDSGTLVTESIQNQSRSLASVKVPPKLQNSFDVLVHDPWQPVPALGGHAAVPAGPFERSHIDCRSDVLTYTTEQLAVDLHLAGDVAVEIWCSADTPSHDLCAVLSEVRADGSVYNLTQGYVNVDSSQHQPLRVSLQATCVRIVKGNALRLSLSAACFPAYPMNPATGSPLGSTRLMDAQIVTLTVNSGGDYPSQVLLPVVSPS is encoded by the coding sequence ATGTTAGCGGTGCGTCCCAAAGAAATAGCATCGATGCTGACGCGCGATCGCGTGCGGCTGGATGCAGATATTTACCGCCCTGATGCGAAAGGTGAATTCCCAGTGTTGCTGATGCGACAACTAGCTGGGAGAGCGATCGCTTCCACTGTGGTTTATGCCCATCCGAGTTGGTACGCCGCCCATGGCTACATTGTGGTAATTCAGGATGTACGTGGGCGAGGCACATCTGAGGGTGAATTTAAGTTATTTATCCACGAAATTGAGGACGGCGAGGACACCGTAAATTGGGCAGCTAATTTACCCGGTAGTACTGGACAAGTGGGGATGTATGGATTTTCATATCACGGACTGACTCAGCTGTATGCCGCAGTAACCCATCCACCTGCCCTTGAGACAATTTGCCCGGCGATGATTGGGTATAACTTATATACCGATTGGGTTTATGAAGGAGGAGCCTTCTGTCTGCAAACCAATCTCAGTTGGGCAATTCAGCTGGCAGCAGAAACAGCGCGGTTACAGGGTGATGTCGCTGCCCATTACACACTCTACGCCGCTGCCAAGGATATGCCGCTATACGATCAAGTTCCCAGCTTGAATGAGTGCTTGAGAAAATTTGCGCCGAATGCCTTTTATCACGAGTGGCTCGAACATTCAAAACCAGATGAATACTGGGAGCAGATTTCTCCCAAACGTCACCTGCAAGAAGTTGACTTGCCCATGTTCCACATTGGGGGATGGTTTGACACTTACCTACGCGGAACCCTGAATTTATATAAGGATATGTTAGTGCGCTCTGGTGAGCGCCAACAGCTGGTAGTCGGGCCGTGGGCGCATCTGCCTTGGTGCCGCAAAGTAGGTGCTGTTGATTATGGACCAGAGGCAATAAGTCCTATAGATAGGATGCAACTGCGATGGTTCGATCAGTTTCTCAAAGGCAAAGATACTGGGCTGTTGTACGAGCAGCCTGTCTACCTATTTGAGATGGGCAGTAACCGCTGGCGAAAATTTGACAGTTGGCCTAGTCCTATACAAATACCTTACTTTTTGTCAAGTACCGGTATTGCCAGTATGCGGGAAGATTCAGGCACTCTAGTAACAGAATCAATCCAAAATCAAAGTCGCTCGTTGGCGAGTGTAAAGGTTCCACCCAAACTCCAAAATTCATTTGATGTGTTGGTTCACGACCCTTGGCAACCCGTTCCAGCTCTAGGTGGTCATGCGGCGGTGCCAGCTGGACCATTTGAGCGATCGCATATAGATTGTCGTTCAGATGTTTTGACGTATACTACTGAACAGTTAGCGGTGGACCTGCATTTAGCGGGTGATGTGGCAGTTGAAATCTGGTGTAGCGCTGATACGCCTAGTCATGACTTGTGTGCGGTGCTGTCCGAGGTGCGAGCAGATGGGAGTGTTTACAATCTGACGCAGGGTTACGTTAATGTTGACTCTAGTCAGCATCAACCGCTGCGAGTTTCGCTTCAGGCAACTTGTGTCCGAATTGTCAAAGGTAATGCCTTGCGCCTAAGTTTGAGTGCAGCTTGTTTTCCTGCTTATCCGATGAATCCAGCCACAGGGTCACCACTGGGTAGCACGCGCTTGATGGATGCTCAAATTGTCACATTGACGGTTAATTCGGGAGGCGATTACCCTTCGCAAGTTTTGTTACCTGTAGTCTCACCCTCTTAA
- a CDS encoding isochorismatase family cysteine hydrolase, producing the protein MNESLRTLGTPPNAWAVNEAIADITRPPLEPQIITLASETKKLHLDLAKAAILVIDMQNDFCHPDGWLAHIGVDVTPARTPISPLKTLLPVLRTFGVPVIWLNWGNRPDLMNISAGVHHVYNPTGTGVGLGDPLPSNGAKVLMAGSWASAVVDELEQLPQDMRVDKYRMSGFWDTPLDSILRNLGRTTLFFAGVNADQCVMATLQDANFLGYDCVLVKDCTGTTSPEYCWQATLYNVNQCFGFIADSNAILDALKSS; encoded by the coding sequence ATGAATGAAAGTTTAAGAACCTTGGGAACTCCGCCGAATGCCTGGGCAGTAAATGAAGCGATCGCAGATATCACTCGTCCTCCCCTTGAGCCCCAAATAATTACCTTAGCAAGTGAAACCAAGAAATTGCACTTGGACTTGGCAAAAGCTGCCATCCTGGTGATTGATATGCAAAACGATTTCTGTCATCCAGATGGTTGGTTAGCGCATATTGGCGTAGATGTTACACCAGCCCGTACTCCCATCAGTCCCCTAAAAACTCTGTTACCAGTTCTTCGAACTTTCGGTGTACCAGTGATTTGGTTAAATTGGGGCAACCGTCCCGACTTAATGAATATTAGCGCTGGCGTGCATCACGTCTACAACCCTACAGGCACAGGTGTAGGACTAGGCGACCCCCTGCCCAGCAATGGTGCTAAGGTACTAATGGCAGGTAGCTGGGCATCCGCCGTGGTGGATGAACTGGAACAACTACCACAAGATATGCGGGTCGATAAATACCGGATGAGTGGATTTTGGGATACTCCCTTGGATAGCATATTGCGTAATTTGGGAAGAACCACACTTTTCTTTGCTGGTGTCAATGCCGATCAGTGTGTGATGGCGACGCTGCAAGATGCAAATTTTTTAGGATATGACTGTGTATTAGTCAAAGACTGTACCGGCACAACTTCTCCAGAGTATTGCTGGCAAGCAACACTCTACAACGTGAACCAGTGCTTTGGCTTTATCGCCGATTCTAATGCCATACTAGATGCACTTAAATCCAGTTAA
- a CDS encoding IS110 family transposase, translating into METAVLGIDVGKSKVHVCLLLPNGKSKPKALGNNLEGYQELLNWLSRQGITKVHACMEATGSYGSALARYFYEQEQTVSLVNPSRVKGFAISEMTRTKTDKVDAGVIARFCAALHPPSWSPPAAEIEQLQAIMRRLESLNQMLQQEKNRLDVTDNPDVQASISSHIQFLENELGKTRQLIHTHFKQHTNLRAQRDLLTSIPGVGEQTAASILAEIGSVTTFESARQLAAYSGLTPRERTSGTSVRGKTSLSRIGNSRLRKALFMPALTAAQCNPILHDLWERLLRRGKTKMVAVGAVMRKLLHLAFGVLKSGKPFDPDYGKPLATVAA; encoded by the coding sequence ATGGAAACAGCGGTTTTAGGGATTGATGTTGGTAAGAGTAAAGTGCATGTTTGTTTACTCCTACCAAACGGCAAGAGTAAACCAAAAGCATTAGGGAACAATCTAGAGGGGTATCAAGAACTTTTAAATTGGCTATCAAGACAAGGAATCACTAAAGTGCACGCTTGTATGGAGGCTACAGGGAGTTATGGCAGCGCCTTAGCACGATACTTCTACGAGCAGGAACAAACGGTGAGTCTAGTCAATCCCAGCCGAGTAAAGGGATTTGCTATCAGTGAAATGACGCGAACCAAAACAGACAAGGTAGATGCTGGAGTCATTGCTCGGTTTTGCGCCGCACTGCATCCGCCTAGCTGGAGTCCACCTGCTGCTGAGATTGAGCAACTACAGGCAATCATGCGGCGACTCGAATCGCTCAATCAAATGCTACAACAGGAGAAGAACCGTTTAGATGTCACTGATAACCCAGATGTACAAGCGTCGATTTCAAGCCACATTCAGTTTTTAGAGAACGAGCTCGGCAAGACACGGCAATTGATTCATACTCACTTCAAGCAGCATACAAACTTGAGAGCCCAACGCGATTTGCTCACTTCAATTCCAGGTGTGGGAGAGCAAACCGCTGCCAGCATCTTGGCAGAAATTGGTAGTGTGACTACCTTTGAAAGCGCCCGTCAATTGGCTGCCTATAGTGGGCTGACACCGCGTGAGCGCACAAGTGGCACTTCTGTAAGAGGCAAGACAAGTCTTTCGCGCATCGGTAACTCTAGACTTCGCAAGGCTTTGTTCATGCCTGCTTTAACAGCTGCTCAATGTAATCCGATTTTACATGACCTCTGGGAACGCCTGTTGAGACGTGGCAAGACCAAAATGGTTGCAGTAGGAGCCGTGATGCGAAAATTACTACATTTAGCATTTGGAGTCCTCAAGTCAGGAAAACCTTTCGACCCTGATTACGGTAAGCCACTTGCAACTGTTGCTGCTTGA
- a CDS encoding aspartyl protease produces MGQVIVTLTVTNRIDQVLAEQGFIPVEVRSCTLTNVLVDTGATLLCLPAAIISQLGLVQGGEASVETTAGVQQGRIFRDVDLRIYARQGTFDCLELTEVPYALLGVTPMEVLGLEPDLKNRQLRILPMNSEQTYLSIL; encoded by the coding sequence ATGGGGCAAGTAATTGTTACCCTCACCGTAACTAACCGGATCGATCAAGTTTTGGCAGAGCAAGGCTTCATCCCAGTTGAGGTTCGCTCTTGCACCTTGACTAATGTCTTAGTCGATACGGGAGCAACTTTGTTGTGTTTACCTGCTGCCATTATCAGTCAGCTGGGGTTAGTCCAGGGGGGCGAAGCAAGCGTAGAGACGACCGCTGGAGTCCAGCAGGGACGAATTTTTCGGGATGTTGACCTACGTATTTACGCTCGCCAAGGTACTTTTGATTGTTTAGAACTGACAGAAGTACCGTATGCCCTGTTAGGTGTAACACCAATGGAAGTTCTGGGACTGGAACCCGATCTGAAAAACCGCCAGTTGCGGATTTTACCAATGAACTCTGAGCAGACCTACCTCAGCATTTTGTGA
- a CDS encoding cupin domain-containing protein → MDASHCVIPVAKSPQDYQAFRISPGDTNRLAIVFDPATANISLTVCVEIFDVGGKTPPNRHQWAVEMFFILKGEGRATCDGKTVVIQSGDSILVPPTGTHVIENTGSSRLYALCIMVPNEDFAELIRSGTPVELDQEDIAVLRRLPASVLC, encoded by the coding sequence ATGGACGCTTCTCATTGTGTAATTCCCGTTGCCAAATCTCCCCAGGATTATCAAGCTTTTCGCATTAGTCCTGGTGATACTAATAGATTAGCCATCGTATTTGATCCAGCAACTGCTAATATTTCCCTGACCGTTTGCGTAGAGATTTTTGATGTGGGCGGTAAGACTCCCCCTAATCGACATCAATGGGCGGTGGAAATGTTTTTCATCCTGAAAGGGGAAGGTAGAGCAACTTGTGATGGCAAGACGGTAGTAATTCAGTCAGGGGACAGTATTTTAGTGCCTCCCACTGGGACACATGTGATTGAAAATACGGGTTCCAGTCGCTTGTATGCCTTGTGTATTATGGTGCCAAATGAAGACTTTGCCGAACTGATTCGCAGTGGCACGCCAGTAGAATTAGATCAGGAGGATATCGCTGTTTTGCGTCGCTTACCTGCATCAGTCCTATGTTAG
- a CDS encoding rhomboid family intramembrane serine protease, with product MIPISDNVPSFRKPIVNYLLIGINIALFLWELKLEVSGQLGDVVNSWGVVPARICAVTADALTSGNPATWVAWVLVSSSLLWGMFLHSSFGQILGNLLFLWVFGKNVEDLLGHGQFLLFYLLCGVLTGAVQIIVELTLTVPLIGANGAIAGVLGAYFVSFPKAKIDTILPLIIVFIPIELPALFYLVWWFVQQVFYSIGSLNIAGGVNPFSIAYWAQAGGLLIGAVLIRLLRQCR from the coding sequence ATGATTCCCATTAGTGATAATGTTCCTAGTTTTAGGAAACCGATTGTTAATTATTTGCTGATCGGGATAAATATTGCCTTGTTCCTTTGGGAACTGAAACTAGAAGTTAGTGGACAATTGGGGGATGTTGTCAATAGTTGGGGTGTAGTTCCAGCGCGAATTTGTGCAGTAACAGCGGACGCTTTAACGTCAGGGAACCCAGCTACTTGGGTAGCTTGGGTACTCGTTTCTAGTTCGCTGCTATGGGGAATGTTTCTCCACAGCAGTTTTGGACAGATTTTGGGCAACCTGCTATTTCTCTGGGTTTTTGGCAAGAATGTTGAAGATCTTCTAGGACATGGACAGTTTCTTTTGTTCTACCTACTGTGTGGTGTCCTTACAGGTGCAGTGCAAATTATAGTTGAACTAACGCTGACGGTGCCATTGATTGGGGCAAATGGAGCGATCGCAGGTGTTTTAGGAGCGTACTTTGTTAGTTTTCCTAAAGCAAAAATTGACACAATTCTGCCACTCATTATTGTCTTTATACCCATCGAATTACCAGCACTGTTCTACCTAGTTTGGTGGTTTGTGCAACAAGTGTTTTACAGTATTGGCAGCTTGAACATTGCTGGTGGCGTTAACCCATTTAGCATCGCCTACTGGGCACAGGCTGGGGGATTGTTGATCGGTGCAGTTTTGATTCGACTGCTAAGGCAATGCCGCTAG